The following DNA comes from Cellulomonas soli.
GCGTGTTCCTGCTGTGGCCGACCGCCGCCGTGCTGGTCCGCTCGATCACCCCGGGCGGCGCGTTCGGCCTGTCCGCGCTCGAGCGGGCGGTGTCCGGGCCGTACCGCAGCGCGTTCGTCAACTCCCTGACCCTGTCCGCGGTGACCGCGCTGCTCGGCGGCGTGCTCGGCCTGGCGCTCGCCCTCGCGATGCGCGGGCTGACCCGGCCGCGGTGGCTGCGACCCGCGCTCGACTCGTGGAGCTCGGTCGCCTCGCAGCTCGGTGGCGTGCCGCTCGCGTTCGCATTCGTCGCCGCGGTCGGCACGCAGGGCATCGTCACCAAGGCGCTGCTCGGCGTCGGCGTCGACCTGGTCGGCTCGGGCTTCTCGCTGTCGACGACCGCCGGCATGGCGCTGGTCTACCTGTACTTCCAGGTGCCGCTGATGTTCCTGGTGGTCAGCCCGGCGGTCGAGGGGCTGCGCAGCACCTGGCAGGAGGCCGCGACGGTCCTCGGCGCCGGACCCGTCCGCTACTGGCGCACGGTCGCGGGCCCGGTGCTCGCCCCGAGCGTGCTCGGCGGGATGCTGCTGCTGTTCATCAACGCGTTCAGCGCCTACGCGACCGCGTACGTGCTCAGCTCGTCCGGGCAGCTCGTGCCGCTGCAGATCCGTTTCGTGCTGCAGGGCAACGTCATCACCGGCGAGCAGGACCTCGGGTACGCGCTGGTCACCTGGACGATCGCGCTGCTGGGGGCCGGGCTGCTGCTCGTGCAGGCCCTGCAGCGCCGAGCCGCACGATGGAGCCGGGCATGAGCCTCGACACACCCCGCCGGACCGAGCAGGACGGCACAGCCGTCGACGCGCCGACGCCCACCGTGACGTCCGGACGCGGAGCCCGACGCGCCGCCCGCTTCGTCGGTCGCCCCCGTGAGGCACGGCCCGCCGCACCGGGGCGACGCGTCCTCGGCGTGGTGCGGTGGACGTTCCTCGGCGTCGTGGCGGTGTACTTCCTGGTGCCGCAGCTGGCGATGGCCCGGTTCGCGTTCCAGAACGTCCCGGTCGTGCTGCTCGGGCCGGACGACCTGCTGCGCGGCTGGTCGCTGCGGCCGCTGCTCGACGCGCTCGCCGAACCCGCCCTGTGGTCGGCGGCCCGCACCTCCGCGCTGCTCGCACTGGCCACCGTCACGCTCACGCTCGCGCTGCTGCTGCCGCTGGCCGTGGTCGCCGAGGTGCGCGCCCCGAGGCTGCGGCCCGTGCTGTCCGCGGTGACGCTGCTGCCGTGGGTCGTGCCGCCGATCGCGCTCGTCGTCGGCGTCGCCGCGACGTTCCGGCCGCTCGCGCCGTGGTTCCTGTCCAGCACGTTCGCGCTCGTGCCGTTCTACGCGATCTGGGCGATGCCGTTCACCTACCGCGCGCTGGACGCGGGCCTGCGCTCGATCGGTGCCCGCACGCTCGTCGAGGCCGCGCAGAGCCTGGGGGCGTCCACCCCGCGCGTGCTGCTGCGCGTGCTGCTGCCGAACCTCGTGCCGTCGATGGTCGCCGCCGGCGGCCTGACCACCGCGCTCGTGCTCGGCGAGTTCGCGTTCGCCTCGCTGCTGCTCAAGGACACCCTGCCCACCTACCTGGTCGTCTACCAGAAGCAGGAGGCGCAGGCTGGCATGGCCCTCGCGCTCACCGTCCTGCTGCTGACCGCCCTGCTGCTCGGCACCGTCGTCCGGCTGCTGCGCCGCCGCGGCCTCGGCGTGAGCACCACCGGCCTGTAGACCCCTGACCCCCTCGGAGACACACCATGGCCACGATCGAGATGACCGGCGTCCGCAAGACGTTCGGCAGCACCGTCGCCCTCGCCTCGCTCGACCTGTCCGTCCGCTCCGGCGAGCTCGTCTGCCTGCTCGGACCGTCCGGCTGCGGCAAGACCACCGCGCTGCGCCTGCTGGCCGGGTTCGAGCAGGCCGATGCCGGCCAGATCCTCGTCGACGGCGAGGACGTCACGCGCGTGCCCCCGCGCCGCCGCGGGTTCGGCATGGTGTTCCAGGACTACTCGCTGTTCCCGAACCTGAGCGCGCGCGACAACGTGGCGTTCGGCCTCAAGGTGCGCGGCGCCGGCCGGGCCGAGGTCACCGAGACAGTCGACCGGCTGCTGGCCACCACCCGGCTCGAGGCGCACGCCGACAAGTACCCGCACCAGATGTCCGGCGGGCAGAAGCAACGCGTCGCCCTGGCCCGGGCGATCGCCACCCAGCCGCGCCTGCTGCTGCTCGACGAGCCGCTGTCCGCCCTGGACGCGCAGGTCCGTGAGCACCTGCGTGACGAGATCCGGCGCCTGCAGCTCGAGGTCGGCGTCACGACCGTGCTGGTCACGCACGACCAGGGCGAGGCGATGGCCGTCGCCGACCGGGTCGCCGTGATGCGCGACGGCGTGCTCGAGCAGATCGACACCCCGCGCACCCTGTACCGCGAGCCGGCCTCGCCGTTCGTCGCCGGGTTCGTCGGCACGGTCAACCGGTTGGGCGCCCGCCGCGCGGAGGACGGCCGCTGGCACGTGCTCGGTCGGCCGGTGCAGGCGAAGGGCGACGAGCACGAGGCCGGACCCGTGCGGGCGGTCGTCCGCCCCGAGCAGGTCCGTGTCGTGCCGCTGCGCGACGTCGCCGGCACTGGCGGGGTTGGCAGCGGTCCTGGCGAAGGGGCTGGCGGTGCCGGCGACCAGGTGGCGCGGGTCTCCGGCGTCAGCTTCCTCGGCGCGGTGACCCGGGTGCGGGTCGATCACCCAGCGGAGGGTCCGGTGCTGGCCGACCTGCTCGGTGACGACGCGGCCGACCTGGCCATCGGCGACGCCGTCGAGCTGTGGGTGCGCGACGGCGCGGGCGCGGTGGTGCTCCAGTGAGCGGGTCCTCCACCGAGCGGGGTGCGGCTGCGGCCCAGACCCCGGGCGCGACGACCGTCGAGCGCCGACTGGTCCGTGGTGAGCCCGGCGAGGGCGGCTGGGCCCCGGTCGTCGCCACGCACGGCGACCCGTACGTCGGTGCCCCACCGCACCCGCAGGGCCGCACGCTCGCCGCGTTCGCCCACCTGTCCGACCTGCACCTGTGCGACGCCGAGTCGCCCGCCCGCCAGGAGCACCTGGACCACCACGGCGACCCCGGCGCGCCGTACGCCGGTCGGCTCGGGATCATCGGCACGTACCGCCCGCAGGAGATCCTCACCGTGCAGGTCGCCGCCCGCGCCCTGCACGCACTGCACCGCGTGGACCGTGCCCCCGTCACCGGCCGCCCGCTCGACGCGGTGCTGGTCACCGGCGACGTCACCGACAACGCCCAACGCAACGAGCTGACCTGGTACGACGCGCTCATGTCGGGCTGGACGGTGTCCCCGCGCAGCGGCGACGAGCGGCGCAGCAGCTGGGTCGGTGCCCTGACCGCAGGCCACTGGTCGACGCACGTCTGGCACCCCGACGGCGCCCCGGCGGGGGAGCCCACCGACCGGCCCACCGCCCTGTTCGGCTACCCCCGGGTCCCCGGGCTGGTCGAGGCGGCGCGCGCCGACCTCGTCTCGCCCGGGTCGCCGCTGCCCTGGCACACCGTGCACGGCAACCACGACGCGCTGCTGCAGGGCACCGTCGCCCCCGACGAGGCCCTCCGAGCCCGCGCCACGGGTGCCGCCCGCGTGGTCGACCTTGCCCCCGGGCAGACGCCGCTTGTCGTGCTCGAGGCCGTCGCCCCGCTCGGCCCGGCCCGGTACACCGACACCCCCGACTCCCCGACGGTGCCCGTCCCCGCCGACCCGGACCGCGTGTTCGTCGAGGACGGCGAGTTCACCGCCCGCCTGCGCGACCCCCGCGACGACGACCCGCGCGCCGGTGCCGTCGTCGCCCGGCACGGCGACGCGTGGGCCCGTGACGTCGGCGAGGTCCGTGTCATCGCGCTCGACACCGTCAACCCGCACGGCGGCTGGCAGGGGTCCGTCGACGACGCCCAGCTGACCTGGCTCGACGAGCAGCTGACCGCCGCGCGCGGGCGGTACGTGATCGTCACCTCGCACCACCCGTCGTGGACCCTCACCAACCTGTACGCGCCCGACGGTGCCCCCGCCCGCCACGGTGCCGAGGCCGTGCTGGCCCTCCTGCTGCGGCACCCCGGGGTCGTCGCCTGGTGCGCCGGCCACGTGCACGCCCACAGCGCCCTGCGGCACACCGCACCCGGCCCGCGCGGCGAACGCGGCGAAGGCCTCTGGGAGATCACCACGGCTTCGCTCGTCGACTGGCCGCAGCAGCTGCGCGTCCTCGAGCTCGTCCGCGAACCCGGCGGCACCATCGCGCTGGTCGGCACCGTGGTCGACCACGACGCCCCGACCACCTGGGACCTTTGCGCGCTCGACGACACCGCCCAGCTGGGCGCGATCTCCCGTGCCCTCGCGGTCAACGACTACCGGGCGCGCCGCGACCCGGTCCGCCCGGCGCTCGCGGCGGGTCGCGACGGCGACAGGAACGCCGTCTGGCGGCTGCCCGACCCGCACCGCTGACGGCTCAGACGGCCCGGTGAGGTCCGGGGTGCCCGACGGGGAGCGTGCACGGCACGCCCTTGCGCGGCAGCTGGTGCCCGCACCGCGGGCCGCCGTACCGACGGACAGGTACCTCCACGGGAGGAGGGGGCACGTGGACGGTGGGCGGGCCGGGCACGTACCTGTCCATGAGGGCGAGCACCTCACCCGCCTGGAAGACCTGCTGGCGGCGGTACCGGCCGCCGGCCCGCTGGACGATGCCGACCTTCTCCAGCTCGGCCAGCGCCTTGATCGCCGTCTGCGCCGTGACGCCCAGATGCTGGCTGATGTAGCCACGGGTGAGCACGGGCTGCTCCGTCAGCAGGTCCAGCACGTCGTGCACCTTGGAGTCAGTGCGCAGCCGGGCGACGTATGGGCGCCAGTGCTCGGTGATGCGCACGACCTCGTCGATCGTCTCGTCGGCCAGGTCGGCGGCGCGCAGCACCGCGTCCATGAAGAACGTGAGGAAGGCCTCGGTTGCGGCCTCGGGCTCGCGCCCGTCGTGGCGGAATGCGGTGAGCGCCCGCACGTAGCCCTCGACGTCGTCTCGCAGCACGAGCGAGAGCGGCAGGACACCCTGGTCGACGGTGCCCGCTCGGGCCAGCACCCCGTGGAACAGCACCCGGCCGGTGCGCCCGTTGCCGTCCTCGTAGGGGTGGATCGTCTCGAACTGGGCGTGCACCAGGGCGGCCTTGACCAGCGGCGGATCACCGGCCGTGTTCACGAATCGCAGCAGGTCGTCCATATAGCCGACGACCTCATCCTCGGGGGGTGCGAGGTACTGCGCGGTGAGGGGCGACGAGCCGCCGATGTACACCTGGCGGTTGCGGTAGCGGCCGTCACTGCGGTGCGCGAGCAGCGACTCGTGCACGGCGTGCACGTCCTGGTGGGTCCACGCCGGTTTCACCAGGGCATCGACGCGCTGCTCCATGGCGTCGAGGTTGCGCACGACCTCACGCGAGGTACCGCTCGCCCCGTCGACGTCGTCGACGCGTGCGGCCATGACGTTCCGCGGGGTGTCGCGCAGCCCCTCGATCCAGGACGACGCGATGCTCTCGGACCGCAGCAGCGTGGCGTACAGCAGCCGGAGCGGTCGGTCCCGCAGGCGCTGACCGAGCGCCGCGACCCGTGCGCTCGCGTCGACGACGAGCTCGTTCACCTC
Coding sequences within:
- a CDS encoding ABC transporter permease subunit produces the protein MSLDTPRRTEQDGTAVDAPTPTVTSGRGARRAARFVGRPREARPAAPGRRVLGVVRWTFLGVVAVYFLVPQLAMARFAFQNVPVVLLGPDDLLRGWSLRPLLDALAEPALWSAARTSALLALATVTLTLALLLPLAVVAEVRAPRLRPVLSAVTLLPWVVPPIALVVGVAATFRPLAPWFLSSTFALVPFYAIWAMPFTYRALDAGLRSIGARTLVEAAQSLGASTPRVLLRVLLPNLVPSMVAAGGLTTALVLGEFAFASLLLKDTLPTYLVVYQKQEAQAGMALALTVLLLTALLLGTVVRLLRRRGLGVSTTGL
- a CDS encoding ABC transporter permease yields the protein MTAATPAGQLDPVRPAPVRRAGAGGPAAGPVVRRVAAQVRAVRGWLVLVPFLAFVGVFLLWPTAAVLVRSITPGGAFGLSALERAVSGPYRSAFVNSLTLSAVTALLGGVLGLALALAMRGLTRPRWLRPALDSWSSVASQLGGVPLAFAFVAAVGTQGIVTKALLGVGVDLVGSGFSLSTTAGMALVYLYFQVPLMFLVVSPAVEGLRSTWQEAATVLGAGPVRYWRTVAGPVLAPSVLGGMLLLFINAFSAYATAYVLSSSGQLVPLQIRFVLQGNVITGEQDLGYALVTWTIALLGAGLLLVQALQRRAARWSRA
- a CDS encoding metallophosphoesterase — encoded protein: MSGSSTERGAAAAQTPGATTVERRLVRGEPGEGGWAPVVATHGDPYVGAPPHPQGRTLAAFAHLSDLHLCDAESPARQEHLDHHGDPGAPYAGRLGIIGTYRPQEILTVQVAARALHALHRVDRAPVTGRPLDAVLVTGDVTDNAQRNELTWYDALMSGWTVSPRSGDERRSSWVGALTAGHWSTHVWHPDGAPAGEPTDRPTALFGYPRVPGLVEAARADLVSPGSPLPWHTVHGNHDALLQGTVAPDEALRARATGAARVVDLAPGQTPLVVLEAVAPLGPARYTDTPDSPTVPVPADPDRVFVEDGEFTARLRDPRDDDPRAGAVVARHGDAWARDVGEVRVIALDTVNPHGGWQGSVDDAQLTWLDEQLTAARGRYVIVTSHHPSWTLTNLYAPDGAPARHGAEAVLALLLRHPGVVAWCAGHVHAHSALRHTAPGPRGERGEGLWEITTASLVDWPQQLRVLELVREPGGTIALVGTVVDHDAPTTWDLCALDDTAQLGAISRALAVNDYRARRDPVRPALAAGRDGDRNAVWRLPDPHR
- a CDS encoding ABC transporter ATP-binding protein, which encodes MATIEMTGVRKTFGSTVALASLDLSVRSGELVCLLGPSGCGKTTALRLLAGFEQADAGQILVDGEDVTRVPPRRRGFGMVFQDYSLFPNLSARDNVAFGLKVRGAGRAEVTETVDRLLATTRLEAHADKYPHQMSGGQKQRVALARAIATQPRLLLLDEPLSALDAQVREHLRDEIRRLQLEVGVTTVLVTHDQGEAMAVADRVAVMRDGVLEQIDTPRTLYREPASPFVAGFVGTVNRLGARRAEDGRWHVLGRPVQAKGDEHEAGPVRAVVRPEQVRVVPLRDVAGTGGVGSGPGEGAGGAGDQVARVSGVSFLGAVTRVRVDHPAEGPVLADLLGDDAADLAIGDAVELWVRDGAGAVVLQ
- a CDS encoding Fic family protein codes for the protein MAHWERVSVPPDSRGVNRRERQGGSYLRYHPDLLPAAARQMSAEVNELVVDASARVAALGQRLRDRPLRLLYATLLRSESIASSWIEGLRDTPRNVMAARVDDVDGASGTSREVVRNLDAMEQRVDALVKPAWTHQDVHAVHESLLAHRSDGRYRNRQVYIGGSSPLTAQYLAPPEDEVVGYMDDLLRFVNTAGDPPLVKAALVHAQFETIHPYEDGNGRTGRVLFHGVLARAGTVDQGVLPLSLVLRDDVEGYVRALTAFRHDGREPEAATEAFLTFFMDAVLRAADLADETIDEVVRITEHWRPYVARLRTDSKVHDVLDLLTEQPVLTRGYISQHLGVTAQTAIKALAELEKVGIVQRAGGRYRRQQVFQAGEVLALMDRYVPGPPTVHVPPPPVEVPVRRYGGPRCGHQLPRKGVPCTLPVGHPGPHRAV